Proteins co-encoded in one Cytobacillus sp. NJ13 genomic window:
- a CDS encoding C39 family peptidase, which produces MGNRIIALSVAAGVGLTLTFGSIKMGSGEPSKQKEIHYSAVPHAEANHVPIVKQEIQKKSVLLDVPLYNQMDSPRLYNGCEITSLAMIISYEGIQVSKNKLAQEIKRVPLRYSGGEYGNPNEGFVGNMEDGPGLGVYQGPIFEVAKKYFPERAENLTGKPFDVVLEKIAEGSPVWIITTASLSPAASFETWNTPGGPVDVTFQMHSVAITGYDEEYIYINDPYGTKNKKVPKQQFIEAWELMGSQAIVIN; this is translated from the coding sequence TTGGGTAATAGAATTATTGCTTTGTCTGTTGCTGCCGGGGTTGGTTTGACGCTGACCTTTGGAAGCATAAAGATGGGGAGCGGTGAGCCGTCTAAACAAAAAGAAATTCACTATAGTGCAGTTCCGCATGCAGAGGCAAACCATGTACCGATTGTGAAGCAGGAAATTCAGAAGAAATCCGTTCTCCTGGATGTGCCCTTGTACAATCAAATGGATAGTCCCCGTCTGTATAATGGGTGTGAGATTACTAGTTTAGCAATGATTATAAGTTATGAAGGCATTCAGGTATCTAAAAATAAATTAGCACAGGAAATTAAACGGGTCCCGCTTAGGTATAGCGGAGGTGAATACGGGAATCCCAATGAAGGCTTTGTCGGCAACATGGAGGATGGCCCAGGATTAGGCGTTTATCAGGGGCCGATTTTCGAAGTGGCGAAAAAGTATTTTCCTGAACGTGCTGAGAATCTGACTGGCAAACCATTTGATGTGGTGCTTGAAAAAATTGCAGAAGGATCGCCGGTCTGGATTATTACAACTGCAAGCCTATCGCCCGCAGCATCCTTCGAAACCTGGAATACACCGGGCGGGCCAGTCGATGTGACATTCCAAATGCATAGTGTTGCAATTACCGGATATGACGAGGAATATATCTATATTAACGACCCGTATGGCACAAAAAATAAAAAGGTGCCCAAACAGCAGTTTATAGAAGCCTGGGAGCTAATGGGATCACAGGCCATTGTCATTAACTAG
- a CDS encoding ABC transporter permease subunit: MNPELLYSMTKYELRLLLRSRWLLNFMILFFFLAGLLYLYGLQSVKSDPAEVSYGLEGVNDNIETMGVNPEYYGLKETKPEEGHTSGFSQSAYNRSIAMLMNLSLWMLPIICMILGGSSIIADKENGRLSLYKTYHASAGFYLISKFLSLVLSLFFVIGLSYGLFGFFFSLSGSSFAAHIYQVFLLVNMLLILVFSAASLLIGAISKSRMQGLSAAIIFWIIIVFVYEFIIFSVTGWIPYSFKQISLFFLILLNPVESVRVWSISKLNSEYVFGPEYLMIEKWGTNGSLTLALTLSIILIILITIISSARILTKRGV, translated from the coding sequence ATGAATCCCGAACTATTGTATTCTATGACTAAATATGAGCTTCGGCTGCTGTTAAGAAGCAGGTGGCTTTTAAATTTTATGATACTTTTTTTCTTTCTGGCAGGACTTCTTTACTTGTATGGTCTTCAATCTGTAAAATCAGATCCCGCTGAAGTTTCATATGGACTGGAAGGTGTGAATGACAATATTGAAACCATGGGTGTTAATCCTGAATATTACGGCCTCAAAGAAACAAAGCCGGAAGAGGGGCATACATCTGGATTTAGCCAGTCTGCATACAATCGTTCGATTGCTATGCTGATGAACCTTTCTCTATGGATGCTGCCGATCATTTGTATGATCCTTGGCGGCAGTTCCATTATTGCCGATAAAGAAAATGGAAGGTTATCCTTATACAAAACCTATCATGCTTCTGCAGGATTTTACCTGATCAGCAAATTCCTGTCTTTGGTTCTCTCATTATTCTTTGTAATTGGCCTATCATATGGTCTCTTCGGCTTCTTTTTCTCTTTGTCGGGCAGTTCCTTTGCAGCACATATTTATCAAGTATTTCTGCTGGTTAATATGCTTTTAATCCTTGTATTCTCAGCAGCCTCTTTACTGATTGGAGCTATTTCTAAATCAAGGATGCAAGGACTGTCAGCAGCTATTATTTTCTGGATCATTATTGTGTTTGTATATGAATTCATCATTTTTTCAGTTACCGGATGGATTCCTTATTCATTTAAGCAAATTAGTCTGTTCTTTTTAATCCTTCTAAACCCTGTGGAGTCCGTTCGTGTATGGTCTATATCAAAACTGAATTCCGAATATGTATTTGGTCCGGAATACTTAATGATCGAGAAGTGGGGGACAAATGGATCTCTCACACTTGCCCTGACATTATCCATTATCCTCATTATTCTTATAACTATCATATCATCAGCCCGGATTTTAACGAAGAGAGGTGTGTAA
- a CDS encoding nitrous oxide reductase accessory protein NosL has protein sequence MKYRTILLIAILMILLSACASSASEPAEIIQNKDSCDNCNMGIAELESAAQLILKSGEPVLFDDIGCMTQYIQTGNPEFDAAFVHDYLSSEWISLEASTFIQNGNIESPMSYGIAAFESLEKAEEYQKKHGGTAYSMEELLKADITNFKSDGMKHSH, from the coding sequence ATGAAATATAGAACGATTCTCCTAATAGCAATTCTGATGATATTGTTAAGTGCCTGCGCGTCATCAGCTTCGGAACCGGCAGAAATTATACAGAATAAGGATAGCTGTGATAACTGCAATATGGGTATTGCAGAGCTGGAATCAGCAGCACAGCTCATTTTGAAAAGCGGTGAGCCTGTTTTGTTCGATGATATCGGCTGCATGACTCAATATATACAGACTGGGAATCCTGAATTTGATGCTGCCTTTGTACATGATTACCTCAGCAGCGAATGGATATCGCTTGAAGCAAGCACTTTTATACAGAACGGCAATATAGAAAGTCCCATGAGCTATGGGATTGCTGCTTTTGAATCATTGGAAAAAGCCGAGGAATATCAGAAAAAACACGGAGGTACAGCGTATTCGATGGAAGAGCTTCTAAAAGCAGATATTACGAACTTTAAAAGTGATGGAATGAAACACAGCCATTAA
- a CDS encoding NosD domain-containing protein, whose translation MYKKIGWLLLFFSLILAGKASAQELTAASSKELKEALSDPKVSIIKLQSGIYEGNFLIERKVHIIGDKGTRITGTEKGHVLTIAADDVIVENLEVEGSGSQNAGIYVKGDRTYLHHIALRNVFHGIYARKSYGHRFENNLITSFHGMNRHKGFGIYLVEAPNTAVKDNYFYHTQDGVYVSYSDFCEVTGNFMFKARYGVHTMDSRNVLIADNQVTESINGLMIMQSYEVFILENYFFSNTEIDGAGIFIYDTFDSKISSNIVKGNFRGIILENAQRNRLEFNNVLQNDTGLEIGKNSNDNTIYLNNFSGNTRQVISEKDNRNLFSKDNYGNYFDDHHLLNLDNDHKVDFAYKSGDVFYQMADEEPLLQVFYQSPAVELWNMIEQYTPIPSDAFIIDESPLAEPAPVKQKKYISEKNHIYHSHEFPLILFFFLITLASLLILNFGRKHNEI comes from the coding sequence GTGTATAAAAAAATCGGATGGTTACTATTATTTTTCAGTTTGATCCTGGCCGGAAAAGCTTCGGCCCAGGAACTGACTGCAGCCTCATCAAAAGAGCTGAAAGAGGCCTTGTCAGACCCCAAGGTATCAATCATAAAATTACAATCCGGAATTTATGAAGGGAATTTCCTTATAGAGAGAAAGGTTCACATTATTGGAGATAAAGGAACAAGAATAACGGGAACAGAAAAAGGCCATGTGCTTACGATTGCAGCAGATGATGTCATTGTGGAAAATCTGGAAGTGGAGGGAAGCGGATCACAGAATGCTGGAATATATGTGAAAGGAGACCGCACCTATCTTCATCATATAGCCCTGAGAAATGTATTTCACGGCATCTATGCAAGGAAATCCTATGGGCACAGGTTTGAAAATAACCTCATTACCAGTTTCCATGGCATGAATCGGCACAAAGGCTTTGGCATTTATTTAGTTGAAGCTCCTAATACTGCAGTAAAGGATAATTACTTCTATCACACACAGGATGGAGTTTATGTGTCCTATTCAGATTTTTGCGAAGTCACAGGGAACTTCATGTTTAAAGCACGGTATGGCGTGCATACGATGGATTCGCGCAATGTATTAATAGCAGACAATCAGGTAACCGAAAGCATTAACGGCCTTATGATCATGCAAAGCTATGAAGTTTTTATACTTGAAAACTACTTCTTTAGTAATACAGAGATTGACGGAGCAGGAATTTTTATTTATGACACATTCGATTCCAAAATATCTTCCAACATTGTAAAAGGCAATTTCAGGGGGATTATTCTTGAAAATGCACAAAGGAACAGACTTGAATTTAACAATGTTCTGCAAAATGATACCGGCCTGGAAATTGGAAAGAATTCAAATGATAACACCATTTATTTAAATAATTTTTCAGGGAATACAAGGCAAGTCATCTCGGAAAAAGATAACAGGAATCTATTCAGTAAAGACAATTATGGAAACTATTTTGATGATCATCATTTATTAAATTTGGATAATGACCATAAAGTGGACTTTGCCTATAAAAGCGGAGATGTTTTTTATCAGATGGCAGATGAAGAGCCGTTATTGCAGGTCTTTTATCAAAGTCCAGCCGTAGAGCTGTGGAATATGATTGAACAATACACTCCGATTCCATCAGACGCATTTATCATAGATGAATCACCACTTGCTGAACCTGCGCCTGTGAAACAGAAAAAATATATTTCAGAAAAAAATCATATCTATCATAGCCATGAATTTCCTTTAATCCTATTCTTTTTCCTGATCACTTTGGCAAGTTTGCTTATATTGAATTTTGGGAGGAAGCACAATGAAATATAG
- the speD gene encoding adenosylmethionine decarboxylase — MKLTPEQRIELHGFNNLTKSLSFNMYDVCYTKTREEREAYIDYIDEEYSAERLTKILKNVSDIIGAHVLNVAQQDYVPQGASVTVLVSEGPVVEVPDESYDESPGPLPDNVVMQLDKSHITVHTYPEYHPDEGISTFRADIDVSTCGEISPLKALNYLIHSFDTDIMTIDYRVRGFTRDTDGKKLYIDHDISSIQNYIPEEVKEDFDMIDVNIYQAHTFHTKCKIRDFDLDNYLFGYTKEKLDPEEAEEITERLITEMDEIFYGKNIKPGSIAE; from the coding sequence TTGAAATTAACACCGGAACAAAGAATTGAACTCCATGGTTTTAATAATTTGACGAAATCACTCAGCTTTAATATGTATGATGTCTGTTATACAAAGACGAGGGAAGAGCGTGAAGCCTATATAGATTATATTGATGAAGAATACAGTGCGGAGCGGCTTACAAAGATTTTAAAGAATGTTTCGGACATCATTGGTGCCCATGTCTTAAATGTGGCACAGCAGGATTATGTGCCACAAGGTGCAAGTGTGACCGTCCTGGTATCTGAAGGACCGGTAGTAGAAGTCCCGGATGAATCTTATGATGAATCTCCTGGCCCGCTGCCTGATAATGTAGTCATGCAGCTGGATAAAAGCCATATTACCGTCCATACCTATCCTGAATATCATCCCGACGAAGGAATCAGCACATTCAGGGCCGATATTGATGTATCAACATGCGGAGAAATCTCCCCGCTAAAAGCCCTTAATTACCTCATCCATTCCTTTGATACGGACATCATGACAATCGACTACAGAGTGAGGGGATTTACACGGGACACGGACGGAAAAAAACTCTATATCGACCATGACATCAGTTCAATCCAAAATTATATTCCTGAAGAAGTAAAAGAAGATTTTGATATGATCGATGTGAATATTTATCAGGCTCACACCTTTCACACAAAATGTAAAATAAGGGATTTTGATTTAGATAATTATTTATTTGGATACACGAAGGAAAAGCTTGATCCCGAGGAAGCAGAAGAGATCACTGAACGGCTTATTACGGAGATGGACGAAATTTTTTACGGGAAAAATATTAAACCCGGTTCTATAGCAGAATAA
- a CDS encoding CNNM domain-containing protein: MFIAILFFMFMSFFLSGSETALTAVNKMKLKSRADNNDKKSQRILEVVSKPDEMITSILIGNNIANIMLPTLVTIIALDYGFNVGVATGILTVALILFAEVLPKSVAASFADKIAYLVFPVIRVLMIILKPVTFLISKFTGGIIKFLSKNEADSVSVSKEELITMVDIATSEGTFHEEETQRIKGIIDFYNLDVSDALKTPRMDIEGIPYDATIEEAKYIVMDNRFTRYPVYKDNMDNIVGVFHSKILLAWSSQPEKTLKDFTDLEPLFVYEFHSIDKVFKMMMKERKHLAIVLDEYGGTKGIITHEDILEAMLGQEIEDETDEDSEILIDELTENHIIVHAKLSIRRINEAFKTKIPEDEDILAGFLLKELGHFPAVGETLDYHHLHFEIKSIEDNRLKLVEIKKKTP; this comes from the coding sequence TTGTTTATTGCTATTTTGTTTTTTATGTTTATGTCCTTTTTCCTATCGGGAAGTGAAACGGCATTGACTGCTGTTAACAAAATGAAATTAAAATCCAGAGCTGATAACAACGATAAAAAGTCGCAAAGAATATTAGAGGTTGTTTCAAAACCTGATGAGATGATTACTTCTATTTTAATCGGCAATAATATTGCAAATATCATGCTGCCGACACTGGTTACCATCATTGCGCTTGATTACGGATTTAACGTGGGTGTGGCAACAGGTATTTTGACTGTAGCACTTATCTTATTTGCAGAAGTTCTGCCAAAATCAGTTGCGGCAAGCTTTGCCGACAAAATTGCCTACCTTGTGTTTCCGGTAATTCGAGTTCTCATGATTATCTTAAAGCCGGTAACTTTTTTAATATCCAAGTTCACGGGAGGCATCATTAAATTCCTTTCTAAAAATGAAGCAGATTCTGTATCTGTATCAAAAGAAGAGCTCATTACCATGGTTGATATCGCAACAAGCGAAGGGACTTTCCATGAAGAAGAAACACAACGAATTAAAGGGATCATAGATTTTTATAATTTAGATGTCAGCGACGCACTGAAAACCCCGCGAATGGACATTGAAGGCATTCCTTATGACGCGACGATAGAAGAGGCAAAGTATATTGTAATGGATAACCGTTTTACAAGGTATCCGGTATATAAAGACAATATGGATAATATTGTCGGAGTTTTTCATTCAAAGATATTGCTCGCCTGGTCCAGTCAGCCTGAGAAAACCTTAAAAGATTTTACTGACCTGGAGCCTTTGTTTGTATATGAATTTCATAGCATTGATAAGGTCTTCAAAATGATGATGAAAGAAAGGAAGCACCTTGCAATTGTTCTTGATGAATATGGCGGAACAAAAGGGATTATCACACATGAAGATATTCTTGAAGCCATGCTGGGGCAGGAAATTGAGGATGAAACGGATGAAGACAGCGAGATCCTTATTGATGAATTGACTGAAAACCATATTATTGTACACGCAAAACTTTCAATCCGCAGAATTAATGAGGCTTTTAAAACAAAAATCCCTGAAGATGAGGATATTCTTGCCGGTTTCTTATTGAAAGAACTAGGCCATTTTCCTGCAGTAGGGGAAACATTGGATTATCATCACCTGCATTTTGAAATAAAATCAATTGAAGACAACAGGCTAAAACTGGTCGAAATCAAGAAAAAGACCCCTTGA
- a CDS encoding FMN-dependent NADH-azoreductase, with the protein MAQVLYITAHPHDDKVSYSMAAGKAFIDSYKEANPNDEVVHIDLYKENIPQIDVDVFSGWGKLQSGKGFEELSEDEKAKVGRLSELSEQFVAADKFVFVTPLWNFSFPPVMKAYLDSVAVAGKTFKYTAEGPIGLLTDKKAIHIQARGGIYSEGPAAEMEMGHRYLTVLMQFFGVPSFEGLFVEGHNAMPDKAEEIKADAIARAKDKAKTF; encoded by the coding sequence ATGGCTCAAGTTTTGTATATTACAGCACACCCTCATGACGATAAAGTGTCATATAGTATGGCAGCAGGAAAGGCTTTTATTGATTCATACAAGGAAGCTAATCCAAATGATGAAGTAGTTCACATTGATTTATACAAGGAAAATATCCCGCAAATTGATGTGGATGTATTCAGCGGATGGGGCAAACTTCAGTCCGGAAAAGGTTTTGAGGAACTATCAGAAGATGAAAAGGCGAAAGTAGGCCGCTTATCCGAATTAAGCGAACAATTCGTTGCAGCCGATAAATTTGTATTCGTTACACCGCTTTGGAACTTCTCATTCCCTCCAGTAATGAAAGCGTATCTTGATTCTGTAGCAGTAGCCGGCAAAACTTTTAAGTATACGGCAGAAGGCCCAATTGGTTTATTGACTGATAAAAAAGCGATTCACATCCAGGCTCGCGGAGGCATCTATTCCGAAGGACCTGCAGCAGAGATGGAAATGGGTCACCGCTATTTGACAGTATTAATGCAATTCTTCGGTGTTCCTTCATTCGAGGGTCTATTTGTGGAAGGGCACAACGCAATGCCTGATAAAGCTGAAGAAATCAAAGCAGATGCTATTGCACGTGCAAAAGACAAAGCGAAAACATTCTAA
- a CDS encoding cell wall hydrolase, whose amino-acid sequence MAVVKARDQDIDLLARLLRAEAEGEGQQGMLMVGNVGINRIRANCSDFIGIRTIPDMIYQPHAFEAVQKGYFYQRPREVERRLARRAVGGERLWPSKFSLWYFRPPGDCPATWYNQPLVGRFKLHCFYEPTAGECENIYNTF is encoded by the coding sequence ATGGCAGTGGTGAAGGCACGTGATCAAGATATAGATTTGCTTGCCCGCCTCCTTCGAGCTGAAGCAGAAGGAGAAGGCCAGCAGGGCATGTTAATGGTAGGAAATGTGGGAATTAACAGGATCAGGGCCAACTGCTCTGATTTCATTGGAATTCGGACCATTCCGGATATGATTTATCAGCCGCATGCTTTTGAAGCTGTCCAGAAGGGCTATTTTTATCAGCGGCCGAGAGAAGTGGAAAGGAGACTCGCACGGAGGGCTGTAGGAGGGGAACGGCTTTGGCCATCCAAATTTTCTTTATGGTATTTCAGGCCGCCGGGAGATTGTCCAGCTACATGGTATAATCAGCCTTTAGTAGGAAGATTCAAGCTTCATTGCTTTTATGAGCCTACAGCGGGAGAATGCGAGAACATTTACAATACATTTTAA
- a CDS encoding ABC transporter ATP-binding protein, producing MILELKDLSKAYKKKTALAPLNLHINKGDCIVLCGGNGAGKSTMIKMLTGVERPTTGNVVFHSKQRKPFAYMPDQMIFPSELTPYEILDYYRRFLNKNKESIKWVLEKTGLWNERNQKAGGFSKGMSQRLNLAQCLLAETEIYILDEPTDGLDPYWVIQLKKIIKELKEENKTIIVSSHIMRDAMEIADKLIILFNGKLKFYGTLDQLYKEYRCASLEEVFLSIHESEHKSG from the coding sequence ATGATATTGGAATTGAAAGATTTATCCAAAGCATATAAAAAAAAGACAGCATTGGCACCGTTGAATCTCCATATTAATAAGGGAGATTGTATTGTCTTATGCGGGGGAAATGGAGCCGGAAAAAGTACGATGATTAAAATGCTTACAGGAGTTGAAAGACCGACCACAGGAAATGTGGTATTCCATTCGAAACAGCGAAAGCCATTTGCTTATATGCCTGACCAAATGATTTTCCCATCAGAACTTACACCTTACGAAATCCTTGATTATTACAGGCGATTTCTAAATAAAAATAAGGAATCGATCAAATGGGTATTAGAAAAAACAGGTTTGTGGAACGAGCGAAACCAAAAAGCTGGAGGATTCTCAAAAGGGATGTCCCAGCGGCTTAATCTTGCTCAGTGTCTGCTTGCGGAAACGGAAATCTATATACTCGATGAACCGACAGACGGATTGGACCCCTATTGGGTAATTCAGCTAAAGAAAATAATTAAGGAACTGAAAGAGGAGAATAAAACCATCATTGTCAGCAGTCATATTATGAGAGATGCCATGGAGATCGCAGACAAACTAATCATTTTATTTAATGGGAAATTAAAATTTTATGGAACACTAGATCAATTATATAAAGAATACAGATGCGCATCACTGGAGGAAGTATTTCTTTCGATTCATGAAAGTGAACATAAATCAGGGTGA
- a CDS encoding MerR family transcriptional regulator, producing the protein MDTQYMKAYTIKEVSKMLNVPPGTLRQWEKDLNGLLMIPRSKQGARFYTDHEIGLLEKVKQMRDKNLSKDMIRELMQKHMDFAFETGSEANETSLAEINQETALHTENQAVMDSKQFMALMDSFRDSLIADVRNEIRSGVRKEVLDEVKKEISKGSLHTVKSLSDSIYKSGEKTKEEIESLGARIVQSSENTSEAFGTLSKRVAKSTKRTSDQIHHLTNKLAESSEASSEEFKTMIHYISSSAEVTSTEISSLIETLNTDREIYIDTINKEREQYWHEVKQREEVFQDMIVSFRSAAAAQEPEKKWWEFWK; encoded by the coding sequence ATGGATACGCAATATATGAAAGCTTATACAATTAAAGAGGTTTCGAAAATGCTGAATGTGCCTCCTGGAACACTAAGGCAATGGGAAAAGGATTTAAATGGACTTTTGATGATTCCCCGGTCAAAACAGGGAGCCCGATTTTATACAGACCATGAAATTGGATTGCTTGAAAAGGTTAAGCAGATGCGCGATAAAAATTTAAGCAAGGATATGATCCGTGAATTAATGCAAAAACATATGGACTTTGCTTTTGAAACCGGTTCAGAAGCAAATGAAACATCCTTGGCGGAAATAAATCAGGAAACAGCATTACATACAGAGAATCAGGCTGTCATGGACTCCAAACAGTTCATGGCATTGATGGATAGTTTCAGGGACAGTTTAATTGCAGATGTCAGAAATGAAATTCGCAGCGGCGTTCGAAAGGAAGTTTTAGACGAAGTGAAAAAAGAAATTAGCAAAGGATCTTTGCATACTGTTAAAAGCTTGTCGGATTCGATCTATAAATCAGGAGAAAAAACGAAAGAGGAAATTGAATCACTAGGCGCAAGGATTGTGCAGTCTTCTGAGAATACTTCCGAAGCGTTCGGAACTCTTTCGAAAAGAGTTGCGAAAAGTACGAAACGTACTTCAGATCAAATTCATCATTTGACAAACAAGCTGGCAGAATCCTCGGAAGCGTCTTCTGAAGAGTTCAAAACCATGATTCATTACATTTCATCTTCTGCTGAGGTGACCAGCACCGAAATCAGCTCGCTGATTGAAACGTTAAACACAGACAGAGAAATTTATATCGATACAATTAATAAAGAACGGGAACAATACTGGCATGAGGTAAAGCAGCGGGAAGAAGTTTTTCAGGATATGATCGTCTCATTCCGAAGCGCGGCTGCTGCACAGGAACCCGAGAAAAAATGGTGGGAGTTCTGGAAATAG
- a CDS encoding YdcF family protein, whose protein sequence is MKISEFSPSHLNEDAVSKLLYFGIEDNLDKGDLIFVPGSSKAAEYRLPQAIRLYQEGRANKFLFSGGVKWPGYELTEAEMLMKKAIGYGIPPKDLFIENISLHTKENVLASMLVMDRMCGLENISNIIIVTAPFHMRRLHMTLLTYMPEWIHYSLVCSDDGATGKEQWMQNPYGRKRVFDEAGKLIDYVKKGILIDLEI, encoded by the coding sequence GTGAAAATCTCGGAATTCAGCCCCAGTCATTTAAATGAGGATGCTGTATCCAAGCTGCTATACTTTGGGATTGAAGATAATCTCGATAAAGGGGATTTAATTTTTGTGCCAGGAAGCAGCAAGGCAGCAGAATATCGGCTTCCTCAAGCCATCAGACTTTATCAAGAAGGCAGGGCTAATAAATTTCTTTTCTCCGGCGGTGTAAAGTGGCCTGGCTATGAATTGACTGAAGCAGAAATGTTAATGAAAAAAGCAATAGGGTACGGAATTCCTCCAAAAGACCTTTTCATTGAGAATATCTCTCTTCATACGAAAGAAAATGTGCTTGCCTCTATGCTGGTTATGGATCGTATGTGCGGTCTGGAGAACATATCCAATATCATCATTGTGACGGCGCCTTTTCACATGAGAAGGCTGCACATGACATTATTGACGTATATGCCAGAGTGGATTCACTATTCTCTTGTATGTTCTGATGACGGTGCAACCGGGAAGGAACAATGGATGCAAAATCCTTATGGGAGAAAAAGAGTGTTTGATGAAGCTGGGAAATTAATTGACTACGTAAAAAAGGGCATTCTAATCGATCTGGAAATATAA
- a CDS encoding CAP domain-containing protein → MRKFLFIFILLFIGFVFSQPEGKLADESNSGTVIDYIKSDIQLFKDNEEVLAIINGVMEEAQNWADEFLQTIGQYTGDENETTEDKAKKPVLEAPEEQTFSIHNIEIGDEKSEIESKLGSSKRSSANEFGTDWHAYHDQYQNFVMVAYDKQEKAAGIYTNQDLISSSKEIAYGTPKSSVFQQLGDPLDKMRKGFVIYQLEENRDYDLYELDGNYVTIFYDKHRDNTVTSIQIISKSLEEQKDSFYANASSSLKEGFEYQLFDITNAERVNHGVPVLEWDETVKETARKHSSDMADNNYFDHTNLQGLSPFDRMQADEVSFMVAGENLASGQFSSIFAHEGLMNSLGHRKNILRADYEFLGVGVAFNSKSLPYYTENFYAK, encoded by the coding sequence TTGAGGAAGTTTTTATTTATTTTTATCCTGTTATTTATCGGTTTCGTCTTTTCACAGCCAGAAGGGAAATTGGCAGATGAATCTAATTCAGGAACTGTAATTGATTATATAAAATCTGATATTCAGCTTTTTAAAGACAATGAAGAAGTGCTGGCTATTATAAATGGTGTGATGGAAGAGGCACAAAACTGGGCAGATGAATTCCTTCAGACAATCGGGCAATATACCGGTGACGAAAATGAAACTACAGAGGATAAAGCCAAAAAGCCTGTTTTGGAAGCTCCTGAAGAGCAAACCTTTTCTATTCATAATATAGAAATTGGCGATGAGAAGTCGGAAATAGAGAGCAAGCTCGGCTCCTCGAAACGTTCCTCCGCAAATGAATTTGGAACAGACTGGCATGCTTATCATGATCAATATCAAAATTTTGTAATGGTCGCTTATGACAAGCAAGAGAAAGCTGCAGGTATCTATACTAATCAGGATTTGATTTCTTCATCAAAAGAGATAGCCTATGGAACGCCAAAGTCTTCAGTTTTTCAGCAGCTTGGGGATCCGCTGGACAAAATGAGAAAGGGCTTTGTCATCTATCAGCTCGAAGAGAATCGGGATTATGATTTATACGAATTGGATGGGAATTATGTAACCATATTTTACGATAAGCATCGTGACAATACGGTAACTTCCATACAAATAATCAGCAAATCACTTGAAGAGCAAAAAGATTCCTTTTATGCCAATGCCAGCAGCTCTCTAAAGGAAGGATTTGAATATCAGCTTTTCGATATCACAAATGCCGAGAGAGTAAATCACGGGGTTCCTGTTCTGGAGTGGGATGAAACGGTTAAGGAAACGGCGCGAAAGCACAGCAGCGATATGGCGGATAACAATTATTTTGATCATACCAACCTGCAGGGCCTATCCCCTTTTGACAGAATGCAGGCGGATGAAGTTTCATTTATGGTCGCCGGCGAAAACCTTGCTTCCGGTCAATTCAGCAGTATCTTTGCTCATGAAGGATTAATGAACTCACTTGGCCACCGCAAAAATATTCTGCGTGCCGATTATGAATTTTTAGGTGTTGGCGTTGCTTTTAATTCAAAATCACTGCCTTATTATACGGAAAACTTTTATGCCAAATAA